A single region of the Gilliamella apis genome encodes:
- a CDS encoding HPr family phosphocarrier protein has product MLKEQMVVKNSTGLHARPVTTLVKLAGRYKSSIELVYNDKAIKLKSMMGLLGAGVKGGSTVEIICDGEDEQAAMDEIRELFATGFGE; this is encoded by the coding sequence ATGTTAAAAGAGCAAATGGTAGTAAAAAATTCAACTGGTTTACATGCACGCCCAGTAACAACGCTTGTTAAATTAGCTGGCCGTTATAAATCATCAATTGAACTTGTTTATAACGACAAAGCCATTAAATTAAAAAGCATGATGGGTTTACTTGGTGCTGGCGTTAAAGGTGGTTCAACTGTTGAAATCATCTGTGATGGTGAAGATGAACAAGCAGCAATGGATGAAATCCGTGAATTATTTGCTACAGGCTTTGGTGAATAA
- the matP gene encoding macrodomain Ter protein MatP: MKYQQLENLECGWKWHYLVKRHLEGELITRYIEKSAAQQAVNELLLLEHRPTAVIDWIKQHLNPDLDNRMKQTIRARRKRHFNAEQQNTRKKSIDLEFLVWQRLANLAKRRGCTLSQTITQLIEDAEQKEQYASKVSTIKDDLLSLLDVNIDGK, from the coding sequence ATGAAATACCAGCAGTTAGAAAACCTTGAATGCGGTTGGAAGTGGCACTATTTAGTAAAAAGGCATTTGGAAGGGGAGCTTATCACTCGTTATATTGAAAAGAGTGCTGCTCAACAAGCCGTAAATGAATTATTGTTATTGGAACACAGACCGACTGCGGTTATTGATTGGATTAAGCAGCATCTAAATCCAGATTTAGATAATCGTATGAAGCAAACCATTCGAGCACGACGAAAACGACATTTTAATGCCGAACAGCAAAATACACGTAAAAAGTCTATTGATTTGGAATTTCTAGTCTGGCAACGATTGGCAAATTTAGCTAAGCGCCGAGGATGTACGCTGTCACAAACAATTACACAACTAATTGAAGATGCAGAGCAAAAAGAGCAATATGCTAGTAAAGTATCGACAATTAAAGATGATTTACTGTCATTACTTGATGTCAATATAGACGGTAAATAA
- a CDS encoding phosphatase PAP2/dual specificity phosphatase family protein, translating to MLKLFSRLNVYKCVWLAGLSVFFFASYNFANWLSSQREDVTSLFFSWEYSIPLWSWTIIPYWSIDLMYGLAILLTSSWQSLKNLGLRLLTAQVICITCFLIFPLKFYFERPALDGFLGLMFDILMGFDKPFNQAPSLHITLLVILWQFYVQYFKGLGRYILHFWCFLIALSVLTTWQHHFFDIPTGLWVGCFSLWLWPDNMTTPLKHRPLTKNYIWAMIYFCLCLLSFTIAIYISGWALWLLWLAGAWLLIATNYLLFGASGLQKQQNGHFKLAVYLLYLPFFAIMWLNSRLWTIKHPTDDLIIDEVYLGRIPSSKTLNQNHFISVVDLCAELPIGFFNGNYKLIPVLDMTPLSQQECQQAAQAIEYYRQQGKLLVCCALGYSRSATAVIAWLLWTKRANTLQQAIGIVKEQRNSIVISSQQQLILSNWLVNFKDEIAIC from the coding sequence ATGTTAAAACTCTTTAGCCGACTTAATGTCTATAAATGTGTATGGTTAGCCGGTTTATCAGTATTCTTTTTTGCTAGCTATAATTTTGCCAACTGGCTATCATCTCAACGTGAGGATGTAACAAGTCTATTTTTTAGTTGGGAATATTCTATTCCACTTTGGTCATGGACGATAATTCCTTATTGGTCTATCGATCTGATGTATGGATTAGCTATTCTTTTAACATCTTCTTGGCAATCACTTAAAAATCTTGGTTTACGGCTGTTAACGGCACAAGTGATTTGTATCACCTGTTTTCTAATTTTCCCGCTTAAGTTCTATTTTGAACGCCCAGCTTTGGATGGATTTTTGGGCTTGATGTTTGATATTTTAATGGGATTTGATAAACCATTTAATCAAGCTCCTTCATTACACATCACATTATTAGTTATTTTATGGCAATTTTATGTTCAATATTTTAAGGGATTAGGGCGTTATATATTACATTTTTGGTGTTTTTTAATTGCACTTTCGGTTTTAACGACTTGGCAACATCATTTTTTCGATATTCCAACTGGATTATGGGTAGGGTGTTTTTCTCTTTGGTTATGGCCCGATAATATGACGACGCCGTTAAAACATCGACCATTAACTAAAAACTATATTTGGGCGATGATCTATTTTTGTTTATGCCTACTGTCATTCACTATAGCTATTTACATTTCTGGCTGGGCACTCTGGTTGTTATGGTTGGCTGGTGCATGGTTATTGATTGCAACTAATTATTTGTTGTTTGGCGCCTCCGGTTTGCAAAAACAGCAAAATGGTCATTTTAAGTTAGCCGTTTATCTGCTCTATTTGCCATTTTTTGCTATTATGTGGCTCAATTCAAGGTTATGGACAATTAAACATCCAACTGATGATTTGATTATTGATGAAGTTTATTTAGGTCGCATTCCATCCTCAAAAACGCTAAATCAAAATCATTTTATATCGGTTGTCGATCTTTGTGCCGAGTTGCCAATTGGATTTTTTAACGGTAACTATAAGCTTATTCCTGTTTTAGATATGACCCCCTTATCACAACAAGAGTGTCAGCAGGCTGCACAAGCTATCGAATATTATCGACAGCAGGGTAAACTATTAGTCTGTTGTGCTTTAGGTTATTCGAGAAGTGCAACTGCAGTTATTGCATGGTTATTGTGGACTAAAAGAGCTAATACTCTGCAACAGGCGATAGGAATAGTAAAAGAACAGCGGAATTCAATTGTAATTTCTAGCCAGCAACAACTGATTTTATCCAATTGGTTGGTTAACTTTAAAGATGAGATAGCGATATGTTGA
- a CDS encoding bifunctional alpha/beta hydrolase/class I SAM-dependent methyltransferase, which translates to MREQQQNTFISHDDCQLFYRYWPAVDSDTKTPSKAIVLFHRGHEHSGRIAHLAEELELPDFHIFAWDARGNGQSDGQRGDAVNFATLIKDANCFIQHIIKEYAIEMQDIAIIAQSVGAVIAAGWVHDYVPNIRALVLGAPAFSVKLYVPLAVPGLKLLYNLKGNFFVNSYVKPNLLTHDDSRADSFNKDPLITKPISVRLLLDLYAVADRIVKDANAITVPTQLLVSGCDFVVRRKPQQAFYDNLGTNQKEFHILPKFYHDTFGEKDRYMAIDRARRFIQGCFANQPNVPKLTNADRVGYTRSETDKLALPPSGWLKPWYWKLVKATLKYASNMSDGIKLGFETGFDSGSTLDYVYRNEPSGTSKLGQFFDYLYLQSIGWRGIRQRKIHLELLLKQAIELLQQQSTEVNIVDIAAGHGRYILETINQIANKPNSVLLRDYSDINIRDGQALIEQQGLSDIVRFEKGDAFNREQLAQLSPQPNLAVVSGLYELFGDNQLLQQSLSGLADAIPQGGYLLYTNQPWHPQLEFIARALTSHREGQPWIMRRRTQIEMDQLVAEAGFSKVTMLVDQWGIFTVSLAQRTSH; encoded by the coding sequence ATGCGTGAACAGCAGCAAAACACATTTATTAGTCATGATGACTGTCAATTATTTTATCGTTATTGGCCTGCAGTCGATAGTGATACTAAAACGCCTTCAAAAGCAATTGTACTTTTTCATCGTGGGCATGAACATTCAGGACGAATTGCCCATTTAGCTGAAGAGCTGGAATTACCTGATTTCCATATTTTTGCTTGGGATGCGCGAGGAAATGGCCAATCTGATGGTCAACGTGGTGATGCGGTAAATTTTGCCACTCTGATAAAAGATGCTAACTGTTTTATACAGCATATCATTAAAGAATATGCGATTGAAATGCAAGATATTGCTATTATCGCTCAAAGTGTTGGAGCCGTAATTGCTGCTGGTTGGGTGCATGATTATGTACCGAATATTCGCGCTTTAGTTTTAGGTGCTCCAGCTTTTAGCGTTAAATTATATGTGCCATTAGCGGTACCTGGACTTAAGTTATTATATAACTTGAAAGGCAATTTCTTTGTAAATAGTTATGTCAAACCGAATTTACTAACTCATGATGACAGTCGAGCAGATTCTTTTAATAAAGATCCTTTAATTACTAAACCCATTTCGGTTAGATTACTGCTTGATTTGTATGCGGTAGCGGATCGAATTGTTAAGGATGCCAACGCGATCACTGTTCCTACACAGTTATTAGTTTCTGGTTGTGATTTTGTGGTGCGACGAAAACCACAACAGGCGTTTTATGATAATTTAGGAACCAATCAAAAAGAGTTTCATATCCTACCAAAATTTTATCATGATACCTTTGGTGAAAAAGATCGTTATATGGCAATTGATAGAGCAAGGCGATTTATTCAAGGTTGTTTTGCTAATCAACCCAATGTTCCAAAGTTAACTAATGCCGATCGGGTAGGTTATACTCGATCCGAAACCGATAAGTTAGCTTTACCACCTTCGGGTTGGCTTAAACCATGGTATTGGAAGTTAGTCAAAGCGACCTTGAAATATGCTAGTAATATGTCGGATGGAATTAAACTAGGATTTGAAACAGGTTTTGATTCCGGTAGTACACTTGATTATGTTTATCGAAATGAGCCATCCGGCACTTCAAAATTGGGGCAATTTTTTGATTATCTCTATTTACAATCTATTGGTTGGCGAGGGATTCGACAACGAAAAATTCATCTTGAACTGCTCTTAAAGCAAGCTATTGAACTGTTACAACAACAATCTACTGAAGTAAATATTGTTGATATAGCCGCAGGGCATGGTCGATATATTTTAGAAACCATTAATCAAATCGCTAATAAACCTAATTCGGTTTTGTTGCGCGATTATAGTGATATTAATATCCGTGATGGACAAGCACTAATTGAGCAACAAGGTTTAAGCGACATCGTTCGTTTTGAAAAAGGCGATGCATTTAACCGTGAGCAACTCGCACAATTATCTCCGCAGCCTAATTTAGCTGTGGTATCAGGATTGTATGAATTATTTGGTGATAATCAACTGTTACAGCAATCTTTATCTGGCTTGGCTGATGCAATTCCACAAGGTGGGTATTTACTTTATACCAATCAACCTTGGCATCCTCAATTAGAGTTTATTGCTAGAGCGTTAACTTCACATCGGGAAGGGCAACCATGGATCATGCGACGCCGAACACAGATCGAGATGGATCAGTTAGTTGCCGAAGCAGGTTTTAGTAAAGTGACCATGTTAGTAGACCAGTGGGGGATTTTTACCGTATCACTGGCACAACGAACTTCGCATTGA
- a CDS encoding APC family permease, whose product MMSAIKMKRVLTTPALIAFGLAYMVPLGIFTTYGEVTVVSNGHLPVAYIITLAMIFFTALSYCRMANKLPIAGSAYTYVQRTFGGKAGFLVGWAQILDYLFLPILNYLVLGIYLHELYDSIPAYVYVLASIIGVSVLNYLGIKLINWANITLNFFQALFIVLFIILTLTNVHLTPETMLKPISVTTDDFSGLFSGAAILCLAFLGFDAIATLAEESNDAKKTLPRAIIGTVLIAGCIFLVVSYCAHLAYPQWTDFVDNKDTASLDVMRKVDSISHLTSILGKYGNDFMYNFFQTAYLTGVFASTMTAQTSVSRIFYAMGREGVLPKQIFYKIHPRFRTPYLSIIFVSCFSLLSLVLDLSLVVSMISFGALVAFTFVNLCVIKSYLSGTEKTVPMLLKYGLMPAIGVSLSLWLWTSLETTAMTVGLIWLVIGFCYLLYLTRCFTKSLPSIDHTELDSIIKD is encoded by the coding sequence ATCATGTCCGCAATAAAAATGAAACGAGTTTTAACCACACCTGCATTGATTGCATTTGGTTTAGCTTATATGGTTCCTTTAGGGATCTTTACCACTTATGGGGAAGTTACCGTTGTCAGTAATGGACACTTGCCTGTAGCCTATATCATCACCCTTGCCATGATCTTTTTCACAGCATTAAGTTATTGCCGAATGGCAAATAAACTGCCTATTGCTGGTTCGGCTTATACCTATGTACAACGAACGTTTGGTGGAAAAGCAGGTTTCTTAGTTGGTTGGGCACAAATTCTTGATTACCTATTTTTACCAATATTAAATTATTTGGTTTTAGGGATCTATCTACATGAACTATATGATAGTATTCCAGCTTATGTATATGTATTGGCATCGATTATAGGTGTAAGTGTATTAAATTACCTTGGAATCAAGTTAATTAATTGGGCCAATATTACTTTGAATTTCTTTCAAGCATTATTCATCGTATTGTTTATTATTTTGACATTGACAAATGTTCATTTGACACCTGAAACAATGTTAAAACCAATATCCGTCACAACCGATGATTTTAGTGGTTTATTTTCTGGAGCTGCCATATTATGTCTTGCCTTCTTAGGTTTTGATGCTATAGCAACACTAGCAGAAGAATCCAATGATGCGAAAAAAACCTTACCAAGAGCAATTATCGGCACCGTATTGATTGCTGGTTGTATATTTTTAGTTGTCTCATATTGTGCACATTTAGCTTACCCACAATGGACAGATTTTGTTGATAATAAAGATACTGCCAGTTTAGATGTAATGCGTAAAGTTGATAGCATAAGTCATCTAACCAGTATACTTGGCAAATACGGTAATGATTTTATGTATAATTTCTTCCAAACCGCTTATTTGACAGGTGTATTTGCCTCTACAATGACCGCACAAACTAGTGTGTCACGAATCTTTTATGCAATGGGGCGTGAAGGTGTGTTACCAAAACAGATCTTCTATAAAATTCATCCTCGTTTTCGAACACCTTATTTATCAATTATTTTTGTTTCCTGTTTTTCACTACTCTCTTTGGTACTTGATTTAAGTTTAGTCGTTTCAATGATCAGTTTTGGCGCCTTAGTAGCCTTTACCTTCGTTAACCTATGCGTAATCAAAAGCTACCTAAGTGGTACGGAAAAAACAGTACCAATGCTTTTAAAATATGGATTAATGCCAGCAATTGGCGTATCACTTTCGTTATGGCTATGGACCAGTCTTGAAACGACAGCGATGACGGTAGGTTTAATTTGGTTAGTAATTGGATTTTGTTATTTGCTTTATTTAACTCGATGTTTTACCAAATCATTGCCTTCTATTGATCATACAGAATTGGATTCAATCATCAAAGATTAG
- a CDS encoding phosphatidate cytidylyltransferase: MSHFQYDTLLLFLGIGLFLLVATIIGQLLKYRLTSPNSVIDNLNTRINAWWVMVAIIGLAFWFGQLAVIFLFFVISALALREFLILTPINHSDYFALIFAFAVALPMQYILVALTWYGLFSIFIPVYAFLFLAIFATITGSTANFLARIADVQWGLMITVYSISCVPALLVLDIENYQGRNLLLIAYLVLIVQLSDVLQYVFGKLFGKHKISPNVSPSKTIEGFIGGVLSASFIGACMCWITPFTFIQSGLISLMITLLGFMGGLVMSAIKRDRGVKDWGKLIGGHGGILDRFDSICFAAPIFFHIVRYFWVV, from the coding sequence ATGTCCCATTTCCAATATGATACACTATTATTATTTTTGGGCATCGGCTTGTTTTTATTAGTGGCAACAATTATTGGTCAATTGTTAAAATATCGTCTTACATCGCCTAATAGTGTTATCGATAATTTAAATACTCGCATCAATGCGTGGTGGGTAATGGTTGCCATTATTGGTTTAGCATTTTGGTTTGGACAACTGGCAGTAATTTTTTTGTTTTTTGTTATTTCAGCTTTAGCATTGCGAGAGTTTCTTATTTTAACGCCTATCAATCACTCTGATTATTTTGCCCTAATATTTGCTTTTGCAGTTGCTTTACCTATGCAATATATTTTGGTCGCCTTAACATGGTATGGTTTATTTAGTATCTTTATTCCTGTTTATGCTTTCTTGTTTCTGGCGATATTTGCCACAATAACTGGTTCAACCGCTAATTTTTTGGCGAGAATAGCCGATGTGCAATGGGGATTAATGATTACGGTATATAGTATCTCGTGTGTGCCAGCATTATTAGTATTAGATATCGAAAATTACCAAGGCCGTAATCTATTACTCATTGCTTATTTAGTATTAATCGTTCAGTTATCTGATGTGTTGCAGTACGTATTTGGCAAATTGTTTGGTAAACATAAAATTAGCCCAAACGTATCACCATCAAAGACGATTGAAGGCTTTATTGGTGGTGTTTTATCTGCTAGTTTTATTGGTGCCTGTATGTGTTGGATCACTCCGTTTACTTTTATACAATCAGGACTTATTTCTTTAATGATCACTTTGTTAGGATTTATGGGTGGTCTAGTTATGTCTGCTATTAAACGCGATCGTGGCGTAAAAGATTGGGGTAAACTAATAGGTGGTCACGGTGGAATACTTGATCGTTTTGATTCTATTTGCTTTGCTGCGCCGATATTTTTTCATATCGTAAGATATTTTTGGGTAGTATAG
- the hisIE gene encoding bifunctional phosphoribosyl-AMP cyclohydrolase/phosphoribosyl-ATP diphosphatase HisIE: MDTKQLDWQKVDNLMPVIIQHYVSGQVLMLGYMNQEALTQTQSSGKVTFYSRTKQRLWTKGETSGNFLNVVSISTDCDNDTLLILVNPIGPTCHTGTNSCFNNNQTEWGFLYDLEQLLGARKNADPKSSYTAKLYHDGTKRIAQKVGEEGVETALAATVHDKEELKNESADLIYHLLVLLQDQNLSMQDVIAILKARHK; encoded by the coding sequence ATAGACACTAAACAACTTGATTGGCAAAAAGTTGATAATTTAATGCCTGTTATCATACAACACTATGTTTCTGGTCAAGTACTGATGCTTGGCTATATGAATCAAGAGGCATTAACTCAGACACAATCTAGTGGCAAAGTAACCTTCTATTCGCGTACCAAACAACGCTTATGGACCAAAGGTGAAACATCAGGTAATTTTTTAAATGTGGTAAGCATCTCGACTGATTGTGATAATGATACCCTACTGATTTTAGTTAATCCAATTGGTCCTACCTGTCACACTGGAACAAATAGCTGTTTTAACAATAACCAAACTGAATGGGGTTTTTTATACGATTTAGAACAATTGCTTGGTGCTCGTAAAAATGCTGATCCTAAATCATCTTATACGGCAAAACTCTACCATGATGGTACGAAGCGTATTGCCCAAAAAGTGGGAGAAGAAGGTGTTGAAACGGCACTTGCAGCTACAGTACACGATAAAGAAGAGTTAAAAAATGAATCAGCCGATTTAATTTATCACTTATTGGTCTTACTACAAGATCAGAATCTCTCAATGCAAGATGTCATTGCTATTTTAAAAGCTAGACATAAATAA
- the topA gene encoding type I DNA topoisomerase, whose amino-acid sequence MGKSLVIVESPAKAKTINKYLGKDFVVKSSVGHIRDLPVSGSSQRTEKTSKDKAEKKVKRSEKQVLVDRMSVDPYNGWQAHYEILPGKERVVAELKKLAKDADMIYLATDLDREGEAIAWHLKDVIGGDDNKYRRVVFNEITKTAIKNAFNHPAMLDMDRVNAQQARRFMDRVVGFMLSPLLWKKVARGLSAGRVQSVAVRLVVEREREIHAFIPEEYWDLYADLKTAHQEQLTMQVTHYKNDAFEPKDRVAIDIALDELNKSQYQVTNIEEKPTKSNPTAPFITSTLQQAASTRLGFGVKKTMMLAQRLYEAGYITYMRTDSTNLSQDALTMVRDYIGQNFGEKYLPKSANVYSSKKNSQEAHEAIRPSDVNILADSLGDVEADAAKLYQLIWRQFVACQITSAEYNSTTITVKAGDFTLKAKGRTLRFDGWTKVQPQLTKNNEDKMLPAVSMQDMLELIGLDPNQHFTKPPARYNEASLVKELEKREIGRPSTYATIISTIQDRGYVRLDNRRFYAEKIGEIVTDRLSENFNDLMSYDFTARMEHALDEIANKKQEWREVLDQFFDDFSQHLTIAEQDPNRGGMQLNPLVLTPEIKCPNCGREMGIKTAGTGVFLACSGYALPPKERCKQTINLIPEYETLNILEEAETAETDALRALKRCPKCHTAMDSYLLDNERKLHICGNNPICDGSLVEKGTFKVKSYEGPIIECEKCGSEMHLKSGRFGLYMGCTNQDCKNTRKILKNGDVAPPKEDPVDLPELKCTKSDAHFVLRDGASGIFLAAHNFPKSRETRAPLIEELQRFKDRLPEKFIYLTQAPSQDPEGNPAIVRFSRKSKQQYVTSEVNGKSTGWVMQYVDGKWVNSKK is encoded by the coding sequence ATGGGAAAATCCCTTGTTATTGTGGAATCACCAGCCAAAGCAAAAACGATTAATAAATATCTTGGCAAAGATTTCGTAGTTAAATCAAGTGTCGGACATATTCGCGATCTTCCAGTGAGTGGTAGTAGTCAACGCACTGAAAAAACAAGTAAAGATAAAGCCGAGAAAAAAGTTAAACGATCGGAAAAACAAGTGTTAGTCGATCGTATGAGCGTTGATCCTTACAATGGCTGGCAAGCGCATTATGAAATTTTACCTGGCAAAGAACGAGTGGTTGCCGAACTTAAAAAGTTAGCCAAAGATGCCGATATGATTTATCTCGCAACCGACTTGGATAGAGAAGGGGAAGCTATCGCTTGGCATCTAAAAGACGTTATTGGTGGTGATGATAATAAGTATCGTCGAGTCGTATTTAACGAGATAACCAAAACGGCGATTAAAAATGCTTTTAATCATCCAGCCATGTTGGATATGGATCGGGTTAACGCTCAACAAGCAAGACGATTTATGGATCGTGTGGTTGGCTTTATGCTATCACCACTACTTTGGAAAAAAGTTGCTAGAGGCTTATCAGCAGGCCGTGTTCAATCAGTTGCGGTACGCTTAGTGGTTGAACGTGAGCGAGAAATTCATGCATTTATTCCTGAAGAGTATTGGGATCTTTATGCTGATTTAAAAACTGCTCATCAAGAACAATTAACAATGCAAGTAACGCATTATAAAAATGATGCGTTTGAACCTAAAGATCGTGTTGCTATTGATATTGCTTTGGATGAATTAAATAAAAGCCAATATCAAGTCACTAATATTGAAGAAAAACCGACTAAAAGTAATCCAACAGCGCCGTTTATTACTTCAACTTTGCAACAAGCAGCAAGTACCCGTTTAGGTTTTGGTGTTAAAAAAACGATGATGTTAGCACAACGCCTATATGAAGCTGGTTATATTACTTATATGCGTACCGACTCGACTAATTTGAGTCAAGATGCGTTAACCATGGTTCGGGACTACATTGGACAAAACTTCGGAGAGAAGTATTTGCCTAAATCAGCTAACGTTTATAGCAGTAAGAAAAATTCGCAAGAGGCACATGAGGCAATTCGTCCATCGGACGTGAATATTCTAGCGGATAGTCTTGGTGATGTTGAGGCTGATGCAGCTAAATTATATCAATTAATTTGGCGTCAATTTGTGGCTTGCCAAATCACATCAGCCGAATACAACTCAACAACTATTACAGTTAAAGCGGGTGATTTTACCTTAAAAGCTAAAGGTCGAACCTTACGTTTCGATGGTTGGACAAAAGTGCAACCACAATTAACTAAAAATAATGAAGATAAGATGTTGCCAGCCGTATCTATGCAAGATATGTTGGAATTAATTGGTTTAGATCCTAATCAACACTTTACTAAGCCTCCCGCTCGTTACAACGAAGCTTCATTAGTTAAGGAACTTGAAAAACGAGAGATTGGTCGTCCTTCTACTTATGCAACGATTATTTCAACTATTCAAGATCGTGGTTATGTACGATTAGATAATCGTCGTTTTTATGCGGAAAAAATTGGAGAAATTGTCACAGATCGCTTAAGTGAAAATTTCAATGACTTAATGAGTTACGATTTTACTGCTCGCATGGAGCATGCACTTGATGAAATTGCCAATAAAAAGCAAGAATGGCGTGAAGTTTTAGATCAATTTTTTGATGATTTCAGCCAACATTTAACCATTGCAGAACAAGATCCTAATCGTGGTGGCATGCAACTTAATCCACTTGTTTTAACACCAGAAATTAAATGCCCTAATTGTGGCCGTGAAATGGGCATTAAAACTGCGGGTACCGGTGTATTTTTAGCGTGTTCTGGTTATGCGTTACCTCCTAAAGAGCGTTGTAAGCAAACAATTAATTTAATTCCCGAATATGAAACCTTGAATATTTTGGAAGAGGCAGAGACAGCCGAAACTGACGCGCTAAGAGCACTTAAACGTTGTCCTAAATGTCATACGGCTATGGACAGTTATTTGCTCGATAATGAGCGTAAATTACATATTTGTGGTAATAATCCAATCTGTGATGGTTCATTGGTTGAAAAAGGCACATTTAAGGTAAAAAGCTATGAAGGTCCAATTATTGAATGTGAAAAATGTGGATCAGAAATGCATCTTAAATCAGGCCGTTTTGGACTTTACATGGGATGTACCAATCAAGATTGTAAAAATACTCGTAAAATCTTAAAAAATGGTGATGTAGCGCCACCTAAAGAAGATCCTGTTGATCTGCCTGAGTTAAAATGTACTAAGTCAGATGCACATTTTGTATTACGAGATGGTGCTTCAGGTATCTTTTTAGCTGCACATAATTTTCCAAAATCAAGAGAAACTCGTGCACCACTAATTGAAGAACTACAACGTTTTAAAGATCGTCTACCCGAAAAATTTATTTATTTAACGCAAGCGCCGAGTCAAGATCCAGAAGGTAATCCAGCTATTGTGCGATTTAGTCGTAAAAGTAAACAGCAGTACGTTACTTCCGAAGTCAATGGCAAATCGACTGGCTGGGTAATGCAATACGTTGATGGTAAATGGGTTAATAGTAAAAAATAG
- the cysB gene encoding HTH-type transcriptional regulator CysB, giving the protein MKLQQLRYIVEVVNNDLNVSLTSEKLYTSQPGISKQIKLLEDELNVQIFTRVGKHLSEVTPVGEKIIALAKEILTKSQDIKIIAKEFSQPNQGSLTITTTYTQARYTLPIVIQQFMQQYPSITLHMEQGSSPQCLLQAQTGQADFAIITDLSELSDDMIAIPCYHWNQAVIVMKDHPLAKSSLITIDELSKYPLVSYDFSNDGSDLNQAFIKANQIPNIVFSTTDAELIKTYVKLGVGVGIVAKMAVNESSDSDFVVLNAGHIFPYSTTYIAFARSLFLRNYMYDFINQFSAHLNRQTVDRLILCENNVAVQAMFNGIKLPVR; this is encoded by the coding sequence ATGAAGTTGCAACAACTGCGTTATATTGTTGAAGTCGTCAATAACGATCTTAATGTGTCACTTACCTCTGAAAAACTGTATACTTCTCAGCCAGGGATCAGTAAACAGATCAAATTATTGGAAGATGAACTTAATGTGCAAATTTTTACTCGTGTCGGTAAACATCTTTCCGAAGTTACCCCCGTTGGTGAGAAGATTATTGCTTTAGCTAAAGAGATTTTAACTAAATCGCAAGATATTAAAATTATTGCTAAAGAATTTAGTCAGCCTAATCAAGGCTCATTAACCATTACTACAACTTATACTCAAGCTCGTTATACTTTACCAATTGTTATTCAGCAATTCATGCAACAGTATCCTAGTATAACGCTCCATATGGAGCAAGGATCATCTCCGCAATGTCTTTTACAAGCGCAAACAGGCCAAGCTGATTTTGCTATCATAACTGATTTATCTGAACTTAGCGATGATATGATTGCCATACCTTGTTATCATTGGAACCAAGCTGTGATTGTAATGAAAGATCATCCATTAGCTAAAAGTAGTTTAATTACTATCGATGAATTGTCTAAATATCCTTTAGTCAGTTATGATTTTTCTAATGATGGGTCTGATTTGAATCAAGCTTTTATCAAAGCTAATCAAATTCCTAATATTGTTTTTAGTACTACTGATGCGGAACTGATCAAAACTTATGTTAAGTTAGGGGTTGGCGTTGGCATTGTCGCTAAAATGGCGGTTAATGAAAGCTCTGATAGTGATTTTGTGGTACTTAATGCTGGACATATATTTCCATATAGTACCACTTATATTGCCTTTGCTCGTTCGCTATTTTTACGCAATTATATGTATGATTTTATTAATCAGTTTTCGGCACATTTAAATAGGCAAACAGTTGATAGACTTATCTTATGTGAAAATAATGTGGCAGTACAGGCAATGTTTAATGGGATCAAGTTACCTGTTAGGTAA